In Patescibacteria group bacterium, a single genomic region encodes these proteins:
- a CDS encoding His/Gly/Thr/Pro-type tRNA ligase C-terminal domain-containing protein, producing MSHASNKFAKVEPIINKPPVVAKVLATGKSAEIASYYGFELINPPRLEKVDMDNARKFLGITYSKKDQPLIKKPLLIHPEDKVAILRMYHEQEMFTWSQPVMLYYEGLVQHEGSRKAKWPGVKTFHLDVLGTTKSIAEATLIKGVVETLREEGFGELMVHVNSIGDRDSMNRFCRELSNHYRKHISVLSNHCRQAMKTDIFKVYECDDEKCRPVHESAPNPINFLSELSRQHFREVLEYLESLGIAYKIHNGLICDRNMWTQTAFEIREVETNTLLATGMRYNGISKKLGYRKEIGAVGVTVSYKKPREEALFNRNRHNKNPKVYFVQLGFEAKLKSLEVIEMLRKAKVPLAQSIGKDKISGQIQSAENSKIPYTIIMGQKEARESSVIVREMSTRHQETIPLAKLQEYLKKIR from the coding sequence ATGTCTCACGCTTCCAACAAATTCGCCAAGGTTGAGCCGATCATCAACAAGCCGCCCGTGGTGGCAAAGGTGCTCGCGACCGGCAAGTCCGCGGAGATCGCCTCGTACTACGGCTTCGAGCTGATCAACCCACCGCGCCTCGAAAAAGTGGACATGGACAACGCTCGGAAGTTTCTTGGTATTACGTATTCGAAAAAAGACCAGCCTCTCATCAAAAAGCCACTCCTCATCCACCCAGAAGACAAAGTGGCCATCCTCCGCATGTACCACGAACAGGAAATGTTCACCTGGAGCCAGCCGGTAATGCTGTATTACGAAGGCCTCGTCCAACACGAAGGTTCGCGCAAGGCAAAGTGGCCAGGCGTAAAGACCTTTCACCTCGACGTACTCGGTACCACCAAAAGCATCGCGGAAGCGACCCTTATCAAGGGCGTTGTCGAGACATTGCGTGAGGAAGGATTTGGCGAACTGATGGTGCATGTCAACAGCATTGGCGACCGCGACTCCATGAACCGCTTCTGCCGCGAGCTCTCCAACCACTACCGCAAACATATCAGCGTACTCTCAAACCACTGCCGCCAGGCGATGAAGACGGACATCTTCAAAGTATACGAATGTGACGACGAAAAGTGCCGCCCTGTCCACGAGAGCGCACCGAACCCGATTAATTTCCTCTCCGAATTGTCCCGCCAACACTTCCGTGAAGTGCTCGAATATCTCGAGAGCCTTGGTATTGCATACAAGATTCACAACGGCCTGATCTGCGACCGCAACATGTGGACGCAGACCGCCTTCGAAATCCGCGAAGTGGAGACCAACACCTTGCTCGCCACCGGCATGCGCTACAACGGTATTTCCAAGAAGCTCGGCTATCGCAAAGAGATCGGTGCGGTCGGCGTGACCGTCTCATACAAAAAGCCTCGAGAAGAGGCACTGTTCAACCGCAACCGTCACAACAAAAACCCGAAAGTGTACTTCGTCCAGCTCGGCTTCGAAGCGAAGCTGAAGAGTCTCGAAGTCATCGAAATGCTCCGCAAGGCCAAAGTGCCGCTCGCCCAATCTATCGGCAAAGACAAGATTTCCGGCCAAATCCAGAGTGCTGAGAACAGCAAAATCCCTTACACCATCATCATGGGCCAAAAAGAAGCTCGCGAAAGCTCCGTGATCGTCCGCGAAATGAGCACCCGCCACCAGGAGACCATCCCTTTGGCCAAACTGCAGGAATATTTGAAGAAAATTCGCTAG
- the ybeY gene encoding rRNA maturation RNase YbeY gives MSETFSLINSTKATLPEWPFVQMKNAILGEQYELSVAIVSEKKIQELNLIHREKNSPTDILSFPLDEQNGEIYLNLDCTKKKAREFGQTYENYTGYLFIHGLLHLNGFDHGSTMESEEAKYCKAFGISHPWLATSKSASISAPTKSK, from the coding sequence GTGAGCGAGACATTTTCACTCATCAATTCCACAAAGGCTACTCTTCCCGAGTGGCCTTTTGTGCAAATGAAGAACGCCATCCTCGGCGAGCAGTATGAATTGAGCGTGGCGATCGTAAGCGAGAAAAAAATTCAGGAGCTCAACCTCATACACCGCGAAAAGAATAGTCCGACCGATATTTTGTCCTTTCCACTCGACGAACAAAACGGCGAGATCTATCTCAATCTCGATTGCACAAAAAAGAAGGCTCGCGAATTCGGCCAAACCTACGAAAATTACACCGGTTACCTATTTATCCACGGTTTGCTCCATTTGAACGGATTCGATCATGGGAGTACAATGGAGAGCGAAGAAGCCAAGTACTGCAAGGCATTTGGCATCTCCCACCCATGGCTCGCAACATCAAAGTCGGCATCGATATCGGCACCTACCAAGTCAAAGTAG
- the ftsA gene encoding cell division protein FtsA, giving the protein MARNIKVGIDIGTYQVKVAVSESVLEKDRNVPRILGVGFAESKGMRHGHIINAAEVTRSIRLAVQQAEKSAGGFKIRKAYVSIGGMGLNSVYAKGTTIISRADSEITELDVKKVIQTSESALPKNFMANRHIIHVIPTEYKVDGEVVMGRPVGFKGNRLEVTTMFVTALERHFQDTIAAVNEAEIQIEDIVAAPIAASLVTLNRIQKTAGCVLANIGAETVSLIVYENNIPTSIEVFPIGSTDITNDIALGLKIPLEEAEDIKLGNTQNLPHSKKKLDEIVEARLSDIFELIEAHLKKIGRNGLLPAGIIISGGGSGLDRLQDFARASLRLPSKIASFNFTSHLRVPIKDATWAVAYGLCILGFTNGEDITEPHSQTKNLFKNWLKQFWP; this is encoded by the coding sequence ATGGCTCGCAACATCAAAGTCGGCATCGATATCGGCACCTACCAAGTCAAAGTAGCTGTCTCTGAATCTGTCCTTGAAAAAGACCGGAATGTTCCGCGCATCCTGGGCGTCGGTTTTGCCGAGTCGAAGGGCATGCGTCACGGCCATATCATCAATGCCGCCGAGGTCACCCGTAGCATTCGCCTCGCGGTACAACAAGCAGAAAAGTCCGCCGGCGGTTTCAAGATCCGCAAAGCATACGTGAGTATCGGCGGTATGGGTCTCAACAGCGTGTACGCCAAAGGCACGACGATCATCTCACGTGCCGACTCCGAGATCACCGAGCTCGATGTGAAGAAGGTGATTCAGACCAGCGAGAGCGCGTTGCCAAAAAATTTCATGGCCAATCGGCATATTATTCATGTCATCCCGACCGAATACAAAGTGGATGGCGAAGTAGTGATGGGGCGACCAGTCGGCTTCAAGGGCAACCGCCTCGAAGTGACCACGATGTTCGTGACCGCACTCGAACGCCATTTCCAAGACACCATCGCTGCTGTAAACGAAGCGGAAATCCAGATCGAAGATATTGTCGCCGCACCCATCGCTGCCAGCCTCGTGACACTGAACCGCATCCAGAAGACCGCCGGCTGTGTACTCGCCAACATCGGCGCCGAGACCGTGTCCCTGATCGTCTATGAGAACAATATCCCAACCTCTATCGAAGTCTTCCCTATTGGCTCCACCGATATCACCAACGACATTGCGCTTGGTTTGAAAATACCGCTTGAAGAAGCAGAAGATATCAAGCTCGGCAACACGCAAAACCTGCCGCACTCGAAGAAGAAGCTCGACGAGATCGTCGAAGCGCGACTTTCAGATATTTTTGAACTTATCGAAGCGCATTTGAAAAAGATTGGGCGCAACGGCTTGCTTCCGGCCGGCATTATTATCTCCGGCGGCGGTTCCGGCCTCGACCGCCTCCAAGATTTCGCTCGTGCCAGCCTGCGACTCCCTTCGAAAATTGCCTCCTTCAATTTCACCTCACATTTGCGCGTGCCGATCAAGGATGCTACCTGGGCCGTCGCGTACGGTCTTTGTATTTTGGGCTTCACCAATGGCGAGGACATCACCGAGCCTCACAGCCAAACCAAAAATCTCTTCAAAAACTGGCTCAAGCAGTTTTGGCCCTAA
- the ftsZ gene encoding cell division protein FtsZ: protein MAQINPEVEAFARIKVIGVGGSGKNAVNHMVNSKVRGVEFIAVNTDAQDLQNSLAKKKIHIGKNLTRGLGTGMNPELGKRAAEETKEEIQEALKGSDMVFIACGKGGGTGTGAAPVVAKIAKEMGILTIGVVTKPFFFEGQQRMKHAEQGLDELKKSVDALVVIPNDRILSIASKDTTARQAFAMSDEILKQAVEGISDLITTPGIINVDFADVRAILDNAGSALMGIGTASGEKRAEEAAKMAINSPLLDLSIHGAKGVLFSIAGGDDLTMFEIQDAAKIITESIDPNAKVIFGTVRDEKLKKNEIKITVIASGFPEPGGTPKKSLFGDESKGKIFNTMSSTPAVSKPKEKEAEVRDVASVVKEAISNSKAPEDKKPMVGATSIADDGDDDWGAVPAFLRRSKK, encoded by the coding sequence ATGGCCCAAATTAATCCAGAAGTAGAGGCTTTCGCACGGATCAAAGTGATTGGTGTCGGAGGTTCCGGCAAAAACGCAGTGAACCACATGGTCAATTCCAAGGTGCGCGGGGTTGAATTTATCGCGGTAAACACCGATGCTCAGGACCTCCAGAACTCTCTCGCGAAGAAGAAGATTCATATCGGCAAGAACCTCACTCGCGGCCTCGGCACTGGCATGAACCCAGAGCTCGGCAAGCGTGCGGCGGAAGAAACCAAAGAAGAGATCCAGGAGGCACTCAAGGGTTCAGACATGGTCTTCATCGCTTGTGGCAAGGGAGGCGGTACCGGTACCGGGGCAGCGCCAGTGGTGGCGAAGATTGCCAAGGAAATGGGCATCCTTACTATCGGCGTGGTCACCAAGCCGTTCTTCTTCGAAGGACAGCAGCGTATGAAGCACGCGGAGCAGGGTCTCGATGAGCTCAAAAAGTCTGTCGACGCACTTGTTGTTATCCCAAATGATCGAATCTTGAGCATTGCAAGCAAGGACACCACGGCGCGACAGGCGTTTGCAATGTCCGATGAGATTTTGAAGCAGGCGGTGGAAGGTATTTCAGATTTGATTACTACTCCAGGTATCATCAACGTCGACTTTGCCGATGTTCGAGCTATCCTCGACAATGCCGGTTCAGCCCTCATGGGTATCGGTACCGCGAGCGGCGAGAAGCGTGCAGAGGAAGCAGCAAAAATGGCAATCAACTCCCCTCTTCTCGATCTTTCGATTCACGGCGCGAAGGGCGTACTCTTCTCTATCGCCGGCGGCGACGACCTCACGATGTTCGAGATTCAGGATGCGGCGAAGATCATCACCGAATCTATCGATCCAAATGCGAAGGTTATCTTCGGTACTGTGCGAGACGAAAAGCTCAAGAAGAACGAGATCAAGATCACTGTTATTGCATCCGGTTTCCCAGAACCAGGCGGCACTCCAAAGAAGAGCTTGTTTGGCGATGAATCAAAGGGCAAGATTTTCAATACCATGAGCAGCACCCCGGCTGTTAGCAAGCCAAAGGAGAAGGAGGCAGAAGTGCGTGATGTTGCCAGTGTGGTGAAAGAAGCGATCAGCAACAGCAAAGCTCCTGAAGACAAGAAGCCAATGGTGGGCGCGACCAGTATTGCTGATGATGGGGATGATGATTGGGGCGCGGTGCCGGCGTTTTTGAGACGATCGAAGAAGTAA
- a CDS encoding FAD-dependent oxidoreductase: MIYDLAILGGGPAGVAAGVYASRKRLKTVFITKDFLGQSSVSEGVENWIGTVKISGTDLSKNLEAHLRAYAGNIVDIKEGVGVKNVAKHPEGFAVATDAGEFLTKTVLVTTGSHRRKLEGVKGADVFEHKGLTYCATCDGPLFADQDVVVIGGGNAAFESAAQLLAYCKSVTLLNRSETFRADPVTVDKLRANPKMKIVTGAVPTEVTGEKFVSGLIYKDGKTGVLANLTVSGIFVEIGSLPTTFFVKDVAKLNEYGNIVVDPRTQRSSTDGIWAAGDCTDGLYHQNNIAAGDAVKALEDIYGYLHAK, from the coding sequence ATGATATACGACTTAGCGATTTTGGGCGGTGGACCGGCGGGAGTGGCGGCGGGAGTGTACGCGTCGCGCAAGCGTTTGAAGACAGTGTTCATCACCAAGGATTTCTTGGGCCAGAGCTCGGTTTCGGAGGGTGTCGAAAATTGGATTGGCACCGTGAAGATCTCCGGCACCGATCTGTCGAAGAACCTAGAAGCGCATCTGCGAGCGTATGCGGGGAATATTGTGGATATCAAAGAAGGCGTTGGTGTGAAGAATGTTGCAAAGCACCCAGAAGGCTTCGCTGTCGCGACCGACGCAGGCGAATTTTTGACCAAGACCGTGCTCGTGACCACCGGCAGCCACCGACGCAAACTCGAGGGCGTGAAAGGTGCGGATGTCTTCGAACACAAAGGCCTCACCTACTGCGCCACCTGCGACGGCCCGCTCTTTGCCGACCAGGACGTGGTGGTGATTGGCGGCGGCAATGCGGCATTTGAATCAGCAGCCCAGCTATTGGCCTATTGCAAGAGTGTCACTCTGTTGAACCGCAGCGAGACTTTCCGTGCCGACCCGGTGACCGTGGACAAACTGCGCGCAAATCCAAAAATGAAAATCGTGACGGGTGCCGTACCCACCGAGGTGACCGGCGAGAAGTTTGTGTCAGGACTCATATACAAAGATGGGAAGACCGGGGTACTTGCGAATCTCACGGTGTCGGGCATTTTTGTGGAGATCGGATCTCTGCCGACGACCTTTTTTGTGAAAGATGTGGCGAAGCTCAATGAATACGGAAATATTGTCGTGGATCCGCGCACCCAGCGTTCATCGACCGACGGCATTTGGGCAGCTGGCGACTGCACCGACGGCCTCTATCATCAAAACAACATTGCAGCCGGCGACGCCGTAAAGGCTCTGGAGGATATCTACGGATACTTGCACGCGAAGTAA
- a CDS encoding DUF1653 domain-containing protein translates to MHLPTKGFYRHYKHDPQGPPHNYTYEVIGIGRNTEEGTLTVLYRPLYESAWMPPANYQSRPLEMFMGTVTKDGKTFSRFTRITDPELVAELEVVRAQKFGK, encoded by the coding sequence ATGCACTTGCCCACCAAAGGTTTCTACCGCCACTACAAGCACGACCCACAGGGGCCGCCTCACAACTACACCTACGAAGTGATCGGTATTGGCCGCAACACTGAAGAGGGGACGCTCACGGTGCTGTATCGGCCTCTGTACGAGAGCGCGTGGATGCCGCCGGCCAACTATCAGTCACGACCATTGGAGATGTTCATGGGTACAGTCACGAAGGATGGGAAGACCTTCTCGCGTTTTACTCGTATCACAGATCCGGAGTTGGTTGCGGAGCTTGAGGTGGTTCGCGCACAGAAATTTGGGAAATAG
- a CDS encoding pyridoxamine 5'-phosphate oxidase family protein — MKIPELKINRAKELIYTSKHVSLATTNADGSPHNSPVRFFFDDKLENIYWGSNAEALHSQNILRTGQLFGVLFDRMEVGGVFMKYEGGHILDGKELEIGLEITNASRAKEGEQKITSDHYSAGSVQKMWSARIANLWINMPVRDENGFILRDERVELERNILLKNI, encoded by the coding sequence ATGAAAATCCCGGAACTAAAAATAAATAGAGCAAAAGAATTAATTTATACAAGTAAGCATGTTTCACTTGCCACCACAAATGCCGACGGTTCACCTCACAATAGTCCTGTAAGATTTTTCTTTGATGACAAACTTGAAAATATATATTGGGGTTCAAATGCCGAAGCGTTACATTCTCAGAATATATTAAGAACAGGTCAGTTATTTGGGGTTCTATTTGATAGGATGGAAGTGGGTGGAGTCTTTATGAAATATGAAGGTGGTCACATACTTGATGGAAAAGAATTGGAAATTGGACTGGAGATTACGAACGCTTCTAGGGCAAAGGAGGGAGAACAAAAAATTACTTCAGATCATTACTCAGCAGGAAGTGTTCAAAAAATGTGGTCAGCAAGAATTGCTAATTTGTGGATAAATATGCCAGTGAGAGATGAAAATGGTTTTATATTAAGAGACGAGAGGGTGGAATTGGAAAGAAATATTTTACTAAAAAATATTTAA
- a CDS encoding Type 1 glutamine amidotransferase-like domain-containing protein, whose product MKLLLTSAGLSNKKISNLLVSMLQKKPNECSVLLVAYAQNNNEQFYVKESKKELIDLGLSSISFFNLKESTFEETCEYDLIYVCGGNTFAILDQMRATGIDKFITDSVKSGKSIYLGVSAGSIIAGPDILIAGHGSEGDKNEIALKDLAGLALTNVSVFPHFKSHQRSEVDEFRNKVDNPVIELTDDEAVLVDEAGYRIIR is encoded by the coding sequence ATGAAACTTCTACTTACATCAGCTGGACTGAGCAACAAGAAGATATCTAATCTTCTTGTTTCGATGCTGCAGAAAAAACCGAACGAGTGCTCCGTATTATTGGTAGCGTACGCACAAAACAACAACGAGCAATTCTACGTGAAAGAATCAAAAAAAGAATTGATCGATCTCGGTCTGTCCAGCATCTCCTTTTTTAACCTAAAAGAAAGCACTTTTGAGGAAACATGCGAATATGACCTGATCTATGTCTGCGGTGGCAACACCTTTGCCATCTTAGATCAAATGCGCGCAACCGGCATCGACAAGTTTATTACGGACTCAGTCAAAAGTGGCAAGAGTATCTATCTTGGAGTAAGTGCTGGCAGTATCATCGCCGGGCCTGATATTTTGATTGCTGGCCATGGTAGCGAGGGAGATAAAAATGAGATTGCATTAAAAGACCTGGCAGGACTTGCACTTACGAACGTATCCGTATTCCCACATTTCAAATCACACCAAAGAAGTGAAGTTGATGAGTTTAGAAATAAAGTGGATAACCCTGTAATTGAACTGACCGACGACGAAGCCGTACTTGTCGACGAAGCCGGATACCGAATCATCCGATAA
- a CDS encoding FAD-binding oxidoreductase, whose protein sequence is MLKNHSPWIHQLKRTRPAVALDKDAETDVVVVGGGIAGIATAYFLLKETNKRVLLLEADKIAHGASGHNAGQITSYFERPIHDIAKEFGLTMAIAGQRAVESAWTLIDQMMADAGLKTPLYRFTGYAGCTGWDDLETVLKNNACRLKGGLPIESILVAKEFDHLNDIPKMYRDLYSVAPQSDILGLLETNNPDYIASFSYQKGCTNSALLCEELLAYLASAFKDRFSFFEQSPVKTVILRDIGGVVKVGDFTILCERIVLCTNGFTHFTIQNLCGSEVDTSFHHSVHGRIGYMAGYVEPLDNPPTAISYFLKENDISGDPTGDAYFYLTRRPHEHEEKKNIPHNLICTGGPEKVLPNMAVYSRDDELSEEYREKIDMFLRQNYRKYPGEPTEYAFSWHGLMGYTPNGIRRVGAEPCNPVLLYNLGCNGVGILPSIYGGKRIAQIVRGDTLEPSIFDPRGK, encoded by the coding sequence ATGCTGAAAAACCACTCGCCTTGGATCCATCAGCTCAAGCGCACCCGACCGGCGGTGGCGTTGGATAAAGATGCGGAAACCGATGTGGTGGTGGTCGGTGGCGGTATCGCGGGTATTGCCACGGCGTATTTCCTGCTCAAGGAAACGAACAAGCGGGTACTCCTGCTCGAAGCCGACAAGATCGCGCATGGTGCGAGCGGCCACAACGCCGGCCAAATCACCTCATATTTCGAGCGGCCCATCCACGACATCGCAAAAGAATTTGGCCTTACGATGGCGATCGCCGGGCAACGCGCTGTGGAGTCGGCCTGGACCCTCATCGACCAAATGATGGCAGATGCGGGCCTGAAGACGCCGCTGTACCGCTTCACTGGCTATGCAGGGTGTACCGGTTGGGATGACCTAGAGACAGTATTGAAGAACAATGCGTGCCGACTCAAGGGCGGCCTGCCGATCGAGTCGATTCTCGTGGCGAAGGAGTTTGACCACCTGAATGACATCCCAAAAATGTACCGCGACCTGTATAGCGTCGCTCCGCAATCAGACATTTTAGGCCTGCTCGAGACCAATAATCCCGACTACATCGCGTCTTTTTCATACCAAAAGGGTTGCACGAACAGTGCGCTCTTGTGCGAGGAATTGCTGGCGTATCTCGCGAGTGCATTCAAAGACCGCTTTTCGTTTTTCGAGCAGAGTCCGGTGAAGACGGTGATCCTCCGCGATATCGGCGGCGTGGTGAAGGTGGGGGATTTCACCATCCTCTGCGAGCGCATTGTGCTGTGTACCAATGGCTTTACCCATTTCACGATCCAGAATCTGTGCGGCAGCGAGGTTGACACCAGCTTTCATCATTCGGTGCATGGCCGTATCGGCTACATGGCCGGCTATGTCGAACCGCTCGACAATCCGCCCACCGCGATTAGCTATTTTTTGAAGGAAAACGATATTTCCGGCGACCCGACCGGCGACGCATATTTCTATCTCACACGCCGTCCGCACGAACACGAGGAAAAGAAGAATATTCCGCACAACCTGATCTGCACCGGCGGTCCGGAAAAGGTGTTGCCGAATATGGCGGTCTATTCACGCGATGACGAGCTCTCTGAAGAGTATCGTGAGAAGATCGACATGTTTTTGCGGCAAAATTATCGAAAATACCCAGGCGAGCCTACCGAATACGCGTTCTCTTGGCACGGCCTGATGGGGTACACGCCCAATGGTATCCGTCGTGTCGGTGCCGAACCGTGCAACCCCGTACTCCTCTACAACCTCGGCTGTAACGGCGTCGGTATCCTGCCCTCTATCTACGGCGGCAAGCGCATCGCACAGATCGTACGGGGCGATACGCTAGAGCCGTCGATTTTTGATCCGAGGGGGAAGTAG
- the tsaD gene encoding tRNA (adenosine(37)-N6)-threonylcarbamoyltransferase complex transferase subunit TsaD, giving the protein MTADTHKHAAGLIPYFLSTSKNEYSVFVQRRSTDAKRNPNVFGLFGGGIEAGETPEQGLHREILEELSIDLDKPEYRAAVAPIGTFDYADSIGKVRAHEYALPVTPDFAKQVKIGEGQYGIFMSETEIRESGEFLEGHRQMILDFLGSIKAPRIILGIETSCDETALSLVRTQGRNVQVLGHELISQIDVHRPYGGVFPVLAKREHGRNLVPLLEKILLNDPALPQVAWTGPSEAILAEIRVILAREAELLALFEAFIERRCASGAATSDSAASNTTRPAIDAIAVTEGPGLEPALWVGVGFAKALALLWNVPIIPINHMEGHVVASLLTTQSHGGLAELAKPPLPALALLISGGHTELVLIQALSSYEIIGKTRDDAVGEAFDKVARILGLPYPGGPQISTLAKTVTSSQYTLPRPMIHSKDLDFSFSGLKTAALYLTKEIEKTHPLTNTDKAEIAYETEQAIAEVLTKKTSRAIEQHNIQSLIIGGGVIANTVLREAFGTLAKHYSIPLFLPTNALATDNAVMIAVAATLKGTSGQRAPVVKGNLSL; this is encoded by the coding sequence ATGACCGCAGATACGCATAAGCATGCCGCAGGATTGATCCCGTATTTTTTGTCGACCTCGAAAAATGAATACAGTGTCTTCGTCCAGCGTCGCTCGACAGACGCCAAGCGCAATCCAAATGTTTTTGGCTTGTTTGGCGGTGGTATCGAAGCTGGTGAAACACCCGAACAGGGCCTACATCGCGAGATTCTTGAGGAGCTGAGCATTGACCTCGACAAGCCCGAGTACCGCGCGGCAGTGGCGCCGATCGGCACCTTTGATTACGCCGACTCAATCGGCAAAGTCCGCGCACACGAATACGCCCTGCCAGTGACGCCGGATTTTGCAAAGCAAGTGAAGATCGGCGAAGGTCAATATGGCATTTTTATGAGCGAAACGGAGATCCGCGAGAGTGGCGAATTTCTCGAAGGTCATCGGCAGATGATCCTCGATTTTCTTGGGTCGATCAAAGCACCACGCATCATTCTCGGCATCGAGACGAGCTGCGACGAGACCGCACTCAGCCTCGTCCGCACACAAGGTCGCAACGTGCAGGTGCTCGGACATGAATTGATCTCGCAGATCGATGTACATCGACCATACGGCGGAGTTTTTCCGGTCCTCGCCAAGCGTGAACACGGACGCAACCTTGTGCCACTCCTAGAAAAGATCCTGTTGAATGATCCGGCACTGCCGCAGGTGGCGTGGACCGGTCCGAGCGAAGCGATCCTCGCAGAGATTCGCGTCATTCTCGCCCGTGAAGCCGAATTACTCGCGCTTTTTGAGGCATTTATTGAACGCCGATGTGCCTCTGGTGCCGCGACATCCGACAGTGCCGCATCCAACACCACCCGACCTGCCATCGACGCCATCGCTGTCACTGAAGGCCCAGGCCTCGAGCCAGCACTCTGGGTTGGCGTCGGCTTTGCAAAAGCGCTTGCACTACTTTGGAATGTGCCGATCATCCCGATCAATCATATGGAAGGTCATGTTGTGGCCTCCCTTCTCACTACCCAGTCGCACGGTGGTCTTGCGGAGCTCGCCAAGCCGCCGCTGCCAGCGCTGGCGCTCTTGATCAGCGGCGGCCACACCGAGCTCGTACTGATCCAGGCGCTCAGCTCATATGAAATCATCGGCAAGACGCGCGACGACGCAGTGGGCGAAGCCTTCGACAAAGTCGCGCGCATCCTCGGTCTGCCTTATCCGGGCGGCCCGCAGATCAGCACTCTTGCTAAGACGGTCACCTCGAGCCAATACACCCTGCCGCGCCCAATGATCCATTCCAAGGACCTTGATTTCTCTTTTTCCGGCCTGAAGACCGCCGCGCTCTATCTCACCAAAGAAATTGAAAAAACTCACCCCCTCACCAACACCGACAAAGCCGAAATCGCGTACGAAACCGAGCAAGCCATCGCCGAAGTGTTGACCAAAAAGACCTCGCGAGCTATTGAGCAACACAATATCCAGTCTCTCATCATCGGCGGCGGCGTCATTGCGAACACGGTGCTCCGTGAAGCCTTTGGAACGCTCGCCAAACACTATTCCATCCCCCTTTTCCTCCCAACCAACGCACTTGCAACCGACAACGCAGTCATGATCGCCGTGGCAGCCACACTGAAAGGCACGAGCGGCCAGCGAGCGCCTGTCGTGAAGGGCAATTTGTCGCTCTAG